Proteins encoded together in one Shewanella acanthi window:
- a CDS encoding DUF2982 domain-containing protein, translating into MTTEPQVISVRPLSKRNGFTLTWLGAFAFILGFSLFVLFPDLFALGLVFFSLGAIALVLGLAKVYEPETSLSIDENGLTYFHRRGNVFIGWDNIQRVDNPRITQGIETLELSYIGIKVKKLNPILDNISLRLAAGLLTEQRPLLVTAASQQEDLATLETYLGAEFSPLTLEGDRYRGVLAMFGHRCVMLDSRLGFHLYIPNDSLDREPNEFITLLRQRVAAHIRNSD; encoded by the coding sequence ATGACCACAGAACCTCAAGTGATTTCGGTTCGCCCCCTCTCTAAACGAAATGGTTTTACGTTAACTTGGCTTGGGGCATTTGCTTTTATCCTAGGCTTTAGTCTGTTTGTGCTGTTTCCGGATTTATTTGCCCTAGGGTTAGTATTTTTTAGTCTTGGTGCTATCGCCCTCGTATTAGGACTTGCCAAGGTTTATGAGCCAGAAACCAGTTTAAGTATCGATGAAAATGGGCTGACCTATTTCCATCGCCGCGGCAACGTCTTTATTGGATGGGATAATATTCAACGGGTCGATAATCCGCGCATTACTCAAGGAATAGAGACCCTTGAGCTTTCCTATATTGGCATCAAGGTTAAAAAGCTGAACCCCATTCTGGATAATATTTCCCTGCGATTAGCGGCGGGGCTGTTAACGGAGCAGCGGCCATTGTTGGTGACGGCTGCTTCGCAGCAAGAAGATTTAGCGACCCTTGAAACCTACCTTGGCGCTGAATTTAGCCCTTTGACATTAGAAGGGGATAGATACCGCGGCGTGCTGGCGATGTTTGGTCACCGCTGCGTAATGCTTGATAGTCGCTTAGGTTTCCATCTGTATATCCCTAACGACAGTTTAGACCGTGAACCCAATGAATTTATTACGTTATTGCGCCAACGCGTTGCAGCGCATATTCGAAACAGCGATTAA
- a CDS encoding SDR family oxidoreductase: MSNSVIPKACHASVNNQLPQTVLITAADSQLAKALLSTHASLFTSTLTHQNTGSPVRMIALSHTQLDITDEESIAQAFKQYAPNAVINCAAYNAVDKAEDDREMADKVNAFGPELLAKMCQKQGARLVHISSDYVFNGGYVFNSDCVFKGDGVSDGDCVVDGGNVRDGINSTHRPYRETDIARPLSVYGQSKLDGEKAVLTLLPDDAIVVRTAWLFGVDGTNFVKTMLKLMATKPKLEVINDQLGSPTWSYALAMVIWQLLLTRQSGLFHYAGAGQCSWFEFACEIQRQALSLGLLTRQVPILPITSADYNAQAIAQGRRLATRPNYSVLNSYKTKALLDVALASNEGNLVPFTNEVPLWQDWRLQLQTMLEAYQDTTIG; the protein is encoded by the coding sequence ATGTCTAATTCTGTTATCCCCAAAGCCTGTCACGCTAGCGTGAACAATCAACTCCCGCAGACAGTGTTAATCACCGCTGCCGATAGCCAGCTCGCCAAGGCGCTGCTTAGCACCCATGCATCACTTTTTACATCGACTCTGACTCATCAAAATACGGGAAGTCCGGTGAGGATGATTGCCTTAAGCCACACACAATTGGATATCACAGACGAGGAGTCTATTGCTCAAGCTTTTAAGCAATATGCGCCTAATGCTGTAATCAATTGCGCCGCCTATAATGCCGTGGATAAAGCAGAGGATGACAGGGAAATGGCTGATAAAGTTAATGCTTTCGGCCCTGAGTTACTGGCGAAAATGTGCCAAAAGCAGGGTGCTCGATTGGTGCATATCTCAAGTGACTATGTATTCAACGGCGGTTATGTGTTCAACAGCGATTGTGTATTCAAAGGAGACGGTGTGTCGGATGGTGACTGTGTTGTTGATGGCGGCAATGTGCGTGATGGAATAAATTCCACACATCGACCATACCGTGAAACAGATATCGCTCGTCCGTTGTCCGTCTATGGTCAGAGTAAGTTGGATGGCGAGAAGGCAGTATTAACCCTTTTGCCAGATGATGCCATTGTGGTACGTACCGCTTGGCTCTTCGGCGTGGATGGCACTAACTTCGTCAAAACTATGCTTAAGTTAATGGCAACTAAACCTAAGTTGGAGGTGATTAACGACCAACTGGGTTCACCGACGTGGAGTTATGCCTTAGCAATGGTGATTTGGCAGTTACTCCTAACACGGCAGTCTGGGTTGTTTCATTATGCAGGGGCTGGGCAATGCAGTTGGTTTGAATTTGCCTGTGAAATTCAGCGTCAGGCCCTGAGTTTAGGCCTGTTAACTCGGCAAGTGCCCATCTTGCCGATAACAAGTGCTGATTATAATGCACAGGCAATTGCGCAGGGCAGGCGATTGGCAACTCGGCCCAATTACAGCGTGTTAAATTCTTACAAAACCAAAGCATTGCTTGATGTTGCATTAGCCTCAAACGAGGGCAATCTTGTCCCATTCACAAATGAGGTGCCCTTGTGGCAGGATTGGCGGTTGCAACTGCAAACCATGCTTGAGGCATATCAAGATACAACTATTGGTTAA
- a CDS encoding YdcF family protein, whose amino-acid sequence MPLPFVLLLLFLSWLLIRRQYRVKFLLGSTLFILLFLSSQFSIQWLVKPLETQYASNSTPINHSCIVMVLGSAHSDIEGATAVQSLSAVALARLSEGIRQLHLGKDCKLVVSGWSGQLTKVAHSEVMANAAIELGVEPEHIFQFPLARDTEQEAHYFKESFGDVEVRLVTSATHMPRAMEIFASKGLTATAAPTDFIARKDFYWRITADNLLASQRALHEYIGRLWLRIKQE is encoded by the coding sequence ATGCCGCTTCCTTTTGTATTGTTGTTATTGTTCCTTTCTTGGTTGCTTATTCGTCGGCAATATCGCGTTAAGTTCTTACTGGGTAGTACGTTGTTTATCCTGTTGTTTCTGAGCAGTCAATTTAGCATCCAATGGTTAGTCAAACCATTAGAAACGCAGTACGCCAGCAATTCAACGCCGATTAATCATTCCTGCATCGTCATGGTATTAGGCTCGGCTCACTCAGACATTGAAGGTGCCACGGCGGTGCAATCCCTTTCGGCGGTGGCCTTGGCAAGACTTAGTGAAGGTATTCGGCAACTGCACTTAGGAAAAGACTGTAAACTCGTGGTCAGCGGTTGGAGTGGTCAGCTTACTAAGGTTGCCCATTCTGAGGTGATGGCAAATGCAGCCATTGAACTTGGCGTTGAGCCTGAGCACATTTTTCAATTTCCACTTGCCCGCGATACTGAACAAGAGGCGCATTACTTTAAGGAGAGCTTTGGGGATGTAGAGGTTCGCCTGGTCACGTCAGCGACCCATATGCCCAGGGCGATGGAAATTTTTGCCAGCAAAGGGCTAACGGCAACAGCTGCGCCAACGGACTTTATAGCCCGAAAGGATTTTTACTGGCGCATTACCGCCGATAACTTGCTGGCTTCACAACGAGCACTGCATGAATATATTGGCAGGCTTTGGCTTCGCATTAAACAGGAGTAA
- a CDS encoding DEAD/DEAH box helicase, which produces MNRPSLQEPIQLTQAAVESLFTPPTLMRARDYVMQGRVVMAKANADFRHIEGEVSGSEMQPYHQDIRLISINHTLIMNGFCSCPATGDCKHMAAVLYSLLTDKTVEDQRIAQWLQLLDEADDPTLHNIESLYEDRVLYILSKDDSGVFIELRRGKLGKKGSYNKGTKIALSDVQYYMPPWIGTGDVMILNLIMSSRRQSASRLYLKGELGAVALEKMLATERCFWEESRLPLTQGEAVTPQFSWRDIDSEHKQMQLVLPEKENWELIVTAPPFYIELDYFNIGAIVTDISVDKLELLSQMPPVPSSQVELVSHRLIKHFSAKTVPPPGPIDFVQVSDDLTIRLTLQMAKATKQSGGIKQPQLLLEFVYGNLLLAGDSPKEALTLINQKGTTYQITRELEAESQAVDLLQSLGFIALEKPSGHRQQTKAELDKNAISALWTLGALPDAMHGWLHFIEQQAADLTLRGVDIRFASGFSLKVIEAPLMVELDDTTQGWFSMSLNADINGQQVPMLPLVATWLKQHGEPSDDTELLLPSPNGDWLKIKARVIKPLMSIIVELFEQHKGQGIVLPKYRAHLLNELAETDIKLINGDRVRQLATKLEQFNGVSDVEPPANLNATLRHYQQQGLNWLCFLKQYQLGGILADDMGLGKTIQTLAFLLKQQEINNRESHSPRLPSLIVCPTSLVGNWAKEAAKFAPSLKLVVIHGAQRQSQLEQMANYDVVVTTYPLMVRDSDYYEAQAFEHIVLDEAQQIKNAQAKVSQIIKGLQAQFRLCLSGTPLENHLGELKSLMDFCVPGLLGTTAFFNKAFRYRIERYQDGDQAKVLSKRIAPFVLRRTKDEVVTELPPKTEIYQTLELEKDQRNLYESIRLSMEKKIRELFATQGVAGSHIEFLDALLKLRQACCDPRLVKLEQAQKVKNNAKLNWLSQNLPEMVMEGRKILIFSQFTSMLILLEEVLQSLGLTYSKLTGQTRLRQEQIDNFQEGDTPVFLISLKAGGTGLNLTAADTVIHYDPWWNPAAERQATDRAHRIGQERPVFVYKLIAEGTVEEKIQEMQQHKQGLADSILEGNGESAWHGSADELLSLFN; this is translated from the coding sequence ATGAATCGCCCGTCCCTCCAAGAGCCTATTCAACTGACTCAAGCCGCCGTTGAATCCCTATTCACGCCACCAACCCTAATGCGCGCCCGTGACTATGTGATGCAGGGCAGAGTGGTAATGGCTAAGGCCAATGCGGACTTTCGTCATATTGAAGGCGAGGTGAGCGGCAGCGAAATGCAGCCTTACCATCAGGATATTCGCCTGATCAGTATCAATCACACCCTGATCATGAACGGTTTTTGCTCCTGCCCCGCAACGGGTGATTGTAAACATATGGCGGCGGTGCTTTATAGTTTGCTGACGGATAAAACCGTTGAGGATCAACGCATCGCCCAGTGGTTACAATTGCTCGATGAAGCCGACGATCCCACGCTTCATAATATCGAATCTCTTTATGAGGACAGGGTGTTATATATCCTCTCTAAAGACGATAGCGGCGTCTTTATCGAACTGCGCCGCGGCAAGTTGGGTAAAAAGGGCAGTTACAACAAAGGCACTAAAATTGCCCTTTCCGATGTGCAGTACTATATGCCGCCTTGGATTGGTACTGGCGATGTGATGATATTAAATCTCATTATGTCTAGTCGCCGCCAAAGCGCTTCTCGTTTGTACTTAAAAGGCGAACTGGGTGCCGTTGCGCTCGAAAAAATGCTCGCTACCGAACGCTGTTTTTGGGAGGAGAGTCGTCTACCACTCACTCAAGGCGAGGCGGTCACCCCCCAATTTAGTTGGCGAGATATCGACAGCGAGCATAAGCAGATGCAGCTAGTGTTACCCGAGAAGGAAAACTGGGAACTCATCGTCACCGCGCCGCCTTTTTACATCGAGCTGGATTATTTCAATATTGGCGCGATAGTCACCGACATCAGTGTCGACAAGCTGGAACTCCTTAGCCAAATGCCGCCGGTGCCAAGCTCGCAGGTGGAGCTGGTCAGTCATAGACTCATTAAACATTTTTCGGCCAAAACCGTGCCGCCACCGGGTCCTATCGATTTCGTTCAAGTCTCGGATGACTTAACCATTCGATTAACCCTGCAGATGGCAAAGGCCACTAAACAATCGGGCGGGATTAAGCAGCCACAGCTATTACTCGAATTTGTTTATGGCAATTTGTTGCTTGCGGGGGATAGTCCAAAAGAAGCGTTAACCTTAATCAATCAAAAGGGCACTACCTACCAGATAACCCGTGAGCTTGAGGCCGAATCTCAAGCGGTCGATTTACTGCAATCCTTAGGTTTTATTGCATTAGAGAAGCCAAGTGGTCACAGGCAGCAAACTAAAGCTGAGCTAGACAAAAACGCCATCAGCGCCCTTTGGACGTTAGGTGCTCTCCCCGATGCCATGCATGGGTGGCTTCATTTTATCGAGCAGCAAGCGGCGGATTTGACCTTAAGGGGCGTGGATATCAGGTTTGCTTCAGGATTTAGCCTGAAAGTCATTGAAGCCCCATTAATGGTTGAGCTCGATGATACGACCCAAGGCTGGTTTTCCATGTCACTCAATGCCGATATTAATGGTCAGCAGGTGCCAATGTTACCGCTGGTGGCCACGTGGCTTAAGCAGCATGGCGAGCCGTCAGATGATACCGAATTATTGCTGCCAAGCCCCAATGGCGATTGGTTAAAGATAAAGGCTCGGGTCATCAAACCGCTGATGAGCATTATTGTTGAGCTATTTGAGCAGCATAAAGGTCAAGGCATTGTATTACCTAAATATCGCGCGCATCTTTTAAATGAGCTGGCCGAAACAGACATTAAGCTGATTAATGGCGACAGGGTACGCCAGCTTGCCACTAAGCTCGAGCAATTTAATGGCGTGAGTGACGTTGAGCCGCCTGCAAATCTTAATGCGACCCTGCGTCATTACCAGCAGCAGGGGCTCAATTGGCTGTGCTTTTTAAAGCAATATCAACTCGGCGGGATTTTGGCCGACGATATGGGACTGGGTAAAACCATCCAAACCTTAGCCTTTTTGTTGAAACAGCAGGAAATTAATAATCGCGAAAGTCATAGTCCACGCTTACCGAGCTTGATTGTCTGCCCCACCAGTTTGGTCGGCAACTGGGCTAAGGAAGCGGCTAAGTTTGCCCCATCACTTAAGCTTGTGGTGATCCACGGCGCCCAGCGCCAATCGCAGCTCGAGCAAATGGCCAATTACGATGTGGTGGTCACCACTTATCCCTTAATGGTACGCGACAGTGACTATTATGAGGCGCAGGCTTTCGAACATATTGTCCTCGATGAAGCGCAGCAAATTAAAAATGCCCAGGCGAAAGTAAGCCAAATTATCAAAGGATTACAGGCACAATTCAGGCTCTGTTTATCGGGCACGCCGCTTGAGAATCACCTTGGCGAGCTTAAATCCTTGATGGATTTCTGTGTGCCAGGACTGCTTGGCACCACAGCCTTTTTTAATAAGGCTTTCCGTTATCGAATAGAGCGATATCAAGACGGCGACCAGGCAAAGGTATTAAGCAAACGGATTGCGCCCTTTGTACTTCGCCGCACTAAGGATGAAGTGGTAACAGAACTGCCACCGAAAACCGAGATCTATCAGACCCTAGAGCTTGAAAAGGATCAGCGTAATCTCTACGAGAGTATTCGCCTGAGCATGGAGAAAAAAATCCGTGAACTCTTTGCCACTCAAGGGGTTGCTGGCAGTCATATCGAATTTTTGGATGCACTGTTAAAACTTCGCCAAGCCTGCTGTGACCCTCGTTTAGTGAAACTCGAGCAGGCACAGAAGGTAAAAAACAATGCCAAGCTTAACTGGCTTAGCCAGAATTTACCTGAAATGGTGATGGAAGGACGTAAGATCCTGATCTTCAGTCAGTTCACGAGTATGTTGATTCTGCTCGAGGAAGTACTGCAATCCCTCGGCTTAACCTACAGTAAATTAACGGGACAAACGCGTCTACGCCAAGAGCAAATCGATAATTTCCAAGAGGGCGATACTCCTGTGTTCCTCATCAGCCTAAAGGCGGGGGGCACGGGGCTTAATCTCACTGCGGCGGATACGGTGATCCACTATGATCCTTGGTGGAACCCAGCAGCAGAAAGACAGGCAACCGACCGAGCGCACCGGATTGGACAAGAGCGCCCGGTGTTTGTTTATAAACTGATTGCTGAAGGCACCGTTGAAGAAAAGATCCAAGAGATGCAGCAGCATAAGCAGGGACTGGCTGACAGCATTCTTGAGGGCAATGGCGAAAGTGCTTGGCATGGCAGCGCCGATGAACTGCTGTCACTATTCAATTAA
- a CDS encoding phosphatase, whose translation MQYPVDTHTHTVASTHAYSTIHDYIAVAKQKGIRLFATTDHGPAMADAPHFWHFVNLRVLPRMVDGVGILRGIEANIKNVAGEIDFFGDYLAELDIVLAGFHEPVFPPSDRETHTEAMVNAIKSGKVDIITHPGNPAYPIDIHAVVKAAAEYGVALEINNSSFETSRRGSEANCTAIAKAAKEFGATLVMGSDSHVAFSLGGFDRAIAIIESVDYPKSQLLNRSPIALLDFLAKRGHKSIADFTPLFSDEHV comes from the coding sequence ATGCAGTATCCCGTCGACACCCATACCCATACGGTCGCATCAACCCATGCTTATAGCACCATTCATGATTACATTGCTGTCGCGAAGCAGAAGGGGATTCGCCTGTTTGCGACAACCGACCATGGGCCAGCCATGGCCGATGCACCGCACTTTTGGCATTTTGTGAATTTGCGGGTGTTGCCGCGAATGGTCGATGGTGTCGGCATTTTGCGTGGCATCGAAGCCAACATTAAAAATGTCGCAGGTGAGATTGATTTCTTTGGGGATTATCTTGCCGAGCTTGATATTGTGCTGGCGGGATTCCATGAGCCCGTCTTCCCACCATCAGACAGGGAAACCCATACAGAGGCCATGGTTAACGCGATTAAAAGCGGTAAGGTGGATATTATCACCCACCCAGGCAATCCTGCTTATCCGATTGATATCCACGCTGTAGTTAAAGCCGCGGCCGAATACGGGGTGGCGCTCGAAATTAATAACTCCTCCTTTGAAACCTCGCGTCGTGGCAGTGAGGCTAACTGCACTGCGATTGCCAAGGCGGCTAAAGAATTTGGGGCAACCTTAGTGATGGGCTCTGACTCCCATGTGGCGTTTAGTCTTGGGGGCTTTGATAGGGCCATAGCTATCATAGAGAGTGTGGATTATCCCAAGTCACAGCTACTTAACCGTAGCCCAATAGCGTTGCTGGATTTTTTAGCAAAACGTGGCCATAAATCCATCGCGGATTTTACCCCGCTCTTTAGTGATGAGCATGTCTAA
- the mak gene encoding fructokinase — MIRIGVDLGGTKIELVALSEEGHELFRKRVSTPRDYEGTLGAIVGLVNEAEATVGQKGTVGVGIPGVISPFSGLVKNANSTWINGHPLDVDLGARLDREVRVANDANCFAVSEAVDGAVAGKGVVFGVIVGTGCGAGVAINGKVHAGGNGIGGEWGHNPLPWMTKEEFNTTRCFCGNPDCIETFISGTGFVRDYNAALSASAVDRAPVSTGNEIMALVDEGDALASAAFDRYMDRLARSLAHVINMLDPDAIVLGGGMSHVEAIYPRLPALLTRYVVGRECRTPVVQNMYGGSSGVRGAAWLWEKQ, encoded by the coding sequence ATGATACGCATCGGCGTCGATTTAGGCGGAACAAAAATAGAATTAGTGGCACTGAGTGAAGAAGGTCATGAACTTTTTCGTAAGCGTGTCAGTACGCCGCGCGACTATGAAGGTACACTTGGGGCGATTGTTGGGCTGGTGAATGAGGCAGAAGCAACTGTCGGCCAAAAGGGGACTGTCGGTGTTGGGATCCCTGGGGTGATTTCGCCTTTCTCTGGTTTAGTTAAAAATGCCAATTCAACTTGGATTAACGGTCATCCGCTGGACGTGGATTTAGGTGCGCGTCTAGACCGTGAAGTGCGCGTTGCCAATGATGCTAACTGTTTTGCGGTCTCCGAGGCGGTCGATGGCGCTGTTGCGGGTAAGGGCGTGGTGTTTGGTGTGATTGTGGGCACGGGCTGCGGCGCAGGCGTTGCGATCAACGGTAAAGTGCACGCGGGTGGCAACGGTATTGGTGGCGAGTGGGGGCACAACCCATTGCCTTGGATGACCAAGGAAGAATTCAATACCACCCGTTGTTTCTGCGGCAATCCTGATTGTATCGAGACATTTATTTCTGGCACAGGCTTTGTGCGTGACTACAACGCTGCGTTATCGGCCTCTGCCGTTGACCGCGCACCCGTTAGCACAGGCAATGAAATCATGGCCTTAGTGGATGAAGGCGATGCCTTAGCCTCTGCTGCGTTTGACCGTTATATGGACAGACTCGCACGTTCTTTAGCCCATGTGATCAACATGCTTGACCCTGATGCCATTGTCTTAGGTGGCGGAATGTCACACGTGGAGGCGATTTACCCAAGATTGCCAGCACTGTTAACCCGCTATGTGGTGGGCCGCGAGTGCCGCACTCCTGTTGTACAAAATATGTATGGCGGTTCGTCGGGCGTTCGCGGTGCAGCTTGGCTGTGGGAAAAGCAATAA
- a CDS encoding OmcA/MtrC family decaheme c-type cytochrome produces the protein MMKNYNKSLLALALTSALCLTACGDGKDGVDGVDGADGSDGQNGQNGLNAGDVVTTVYQAGDVKISVDTSGSVLAGDGTFALKFTATAKNQAGVDKPLTGLSQVRIYSATAATNTTADGPAIYWQSNGSLYCTLTGLNGTSNACTLVEDAENPGTYTGSWTYDGAPSIMSASDDLAAPHRIMVRAYNVTDANGNAISDKILETLTYQPSTGTVDVASGKDTVPDAVCQKCHGESAATGKIANISAHGNYESVENCIQCHNPARQPSATQAEEGYVFDMPAMIHRIHGGEHLAALSVYGFKQAEEWAEIGYPAPLNECTVCHSTEEGKTTWNDEPTRAACTGCHSNIDFETGKGHSEFLLAQADDSNCVSCHGASAISPMNAHRVGERKELASLVQINFTGASVNSGTLTVTADVTVNGALSSDLSVLGVKSTLMGNVDSKGEVHRWSSRPALTTGSFSAVGKLVLTRPVTTEEATGTIYVGTEATFCVDQNKKAATCDATADLAYGNPVEVVHGSPVFTTAIGVTATTKFFNLDTTDAADAGTSARFAGTDKITVDVASCEACHNSLDVTKGGGHGVYTFDQCMDCHNNDYAGSYHPNAWYKDADGNQAVKAMTPFKNRDLVTVVHRYHSGNFDTVEGVHTATNSRSGELEVVGYPGVQGDCSACHRDGATLFAADGGLTSGKRSIAVTGGYISPIAESCRSCHTSDAALAHFKSQGATTTDIPDDSAVLPVESCATCHAEGKTYGVDKVHAEVAQ, from the coding sequence ATGATGAAAAACTACAATAAATCACTACTGGCACTAGCGCTCACTAGTGCCCTATGTTTAACCGCCTGCGGGGACGGTAAAGATGGCGTGGATGGCGTGGACGGAGCCGATGGTTCTGACGGCCAAAATGGGCAAAATGGTCTAAATGCTGGTGATGTGGTAACCACAGTCTATCAAGCAGGCGACGTTAAAATCTCTGTTGACACAAGCGGAAGCGTACTGGCGGGAGACGGTACTTTTGCACTGAAATTTACTGCCACTGCAAAAAACCAAGCCGGTGTAGATAAACCTCTTACTGGTTTAAGTCAAGTTCGCATCTACTCAGCAACGGCAGCGACAAACACAACTGCAGATGGCCCTGCTATTTATTGGCAGAGTAACGGTTCTCTCTACTGTACTTTAACCGGCCTAAATGGCACATCAAATGCCTGTACTCTGGTTGAAGATGCTGAGAATCCAGGCACCTACACTGGTTCATGGACTTATGATGGCGCCCCCTCAATCATGAGTGCTTCAGACGATTTGGCTGCACCTCACCGCATCATGGTCCGTGCTTATAACGTCACCGATGCTAATGGCAATGCCATTTCTGATAAGATTTTAGAAACGCTGACTTATCAACCATCAACGGGTACCGTTGACGTGGCCAGTGGTAAAGATACGGTTCCTGACGCTGTTTGTCAGAAATGTCACGGTGAAAGCGCCGCCACAGGAAAAATTGCGAACATTAGTGCGCATGGCAACTATGAAAGCGTTGAAAACTGTATTCAGTGTCACAACCCTGCAAGACAGCCAAGTGCAACCCAAGCAGAAGAAGGCTATGTGTTTGACATGCCTGCGATGATTCACCGTATCCACGGAGGTGAACACTTAGCGGCATTATCTGTCTATGGCTTTAAACAAGCGGAAGAATGGGCGGAAATCGGTTATCCAGCGCCATTAAATGAATGTACTGTGTGCCATAGCACCGAAGAAGGTAAAACCACTTGGAATGATGAACCAACACGCGCAGCTTGTACTGGTTGTCACTCCAACATCGACTTCGAGACTGGTAAAGGCCACTCAGAGTTTCTTCTCGCGCAAGCTGATGACAGTAACTGTGTATCATGTCACGGCGCTAGTGCCATATCGCCAATGAATGCACACCGAGTTGGCGAGCGTAAAGAACTGGCAAGCTTGGTACAGATTAATTTCACCGGTGCAAGCGTAAATAGCGGAACACTGACAGTTACAGCTGACGTTACAGTAAATGGTGCATTGTCTTCTGACCTATCTGTCCTTGGTGTTAAATCAACGCTAATGGGGAATGTGGACTCAAAAGGCGAAGTACATCGTTGGTCTTCTCGTCCAGCATTAACCACAGGTAGCTTTAGCGCTGTAGGTAAGTTAGTTCTGACTCGCCCAGTAACCACTGAAGAAGCAACAGGAACGATTTATGTCGGCACTGAAGCCACCTTCTGTGTCGATCAGAATAAGAAAGCGGCAACTTGTGATGCCACTGCTGATCTTGCCTACGGCAACCCCGTTGAAGTTGTACATGGTTCACCGGTATTCACAACTGCTATTGGTGTAACTGCGACAACTAAATTCTTCAATTTAGATACTACAGATGCTGCTGATGCAGGAACAAGCGCTCGCTTTGCTGGTACTGATAAAATCACAGTTGACGTTGCAAGCTGCGAAGCATGCCACAACTCATTAGACGTCACCAAAGGCGGTGGCCATGGTGTCTATACGTTTGACCAATGTATGGATTGCCATAACAACGACTATGCTGGCTCTTACCATCCAAACGCTTGGTACAAAGATGCTGATGGTAATCAAGCAGTTAAAGCGATGACTCCGTTTAAAAACCGCGACTTAGTCACTGTCGTTCACCGTTATCACTCAGGTAACTTTGATACAGTCGAAGGTGTCCATACTGCAACTAACAGTCGCTCAGGTGAGTTAGAAGTTGTTGGTTACCCAGGCGTTCAAGGCGATTGCAGCGCATGTCACAGGGATGGCGCGACACTGTTTGCGGCAGATGGTGGTTTAACTTCAGGTAAACGCTCCATAGCTGTTACTGGTGGTTACATCAGCCCAATTGCTGAATCATGCCGCAGCTGTCATACCAGCGATGCTGCTTTGGCTCACTTCAAGTCACAAGGTGCAACGACTACAGATATTCCAGACGATTCTGCCGTCCTGCCAGTCGAATCATGCGCGACCTGCCATGCTGAAGGTAAAACCTATGGCGTAGATAAGGTACACGCAGAGGTAGCACAATAG
- the cysQ gene encoding 3'(2'),5'-bisphosphate nucleotidase CysQ: protein MQVVDIAKSAGEAIMAIYGQDDFAVCQKQDDSPVTAADLAAHRVIVAALSAQFTDIPVMSEEAADIPWDERRVWESYWLIDPLDGTKEFIKRNGEFTVNIALIHQGVAVAGVVYAPVLNSFYYGAKDLGAWRLCEDKERALKANKASRKTAIVVGSRSHLSPDVTSYLEKVGEHEFLSVGSSLKFCMLAEGKADIYPRLGPTSEWDTAAAQAVLESAGGKVLQYDSGLPLTYNQKPDVLNPYFIATAPGWVA, encoded by the coding sequence ATGCAGGTCGTTGACATTGCTAAGTCTGCGGGTGAGGCAATTATGGCGATTTATGGTCAAGATGACTTTGCTGTTTGCCAAAAGCAGGATGATAGCCCAGTGACGGCAGCCGATTTGGCGGCGCATCGGGTGATAGTGGCGGCGTTGAGCGCGCAATTTACAGATATTCCCGTGATGTCGGAGGAAGCCGCCGATATTCCATGGGACGAAAGACGCGTCTGGGAAAGTTACTGGTTAATTGACCCTTTAGACGGGACAAAAGAATTTATTAAACGCAACGGTGAATTTACGGTCAATATTGCCCTCATTCACCAAGGTGTTGCGGTGGCCGGCGTTGTCTATGCCCCAGTCCTTAACAGCTTTTACTATGGTGCTAAGGACCTCGGGGCTTGGCGTTTATGCGAAGATAAAGAACGAGCGTTAAAGGCTAATAAAGCATCGCGGAAAACGGCGATTGTGGTCGGCAGTCGTTCACATTTAAGCCCTGATGTGACGAGTTATCTTGAAAAGGTGGGCGAGCATGAGTTTTTGAGCGTAGGCAGTTCGCTTAAATTTTGTATGTTGGCGGAAGGAAAGGCCGATATTTATCCACGCCTAGGGCCAACGAGCGAATGGGATACGGCGGCGGCCCAAGCGGTACTTGAGAGTGCCGGCGGCAAAGTATTGCAATACGATTCAGGTTTACCTTTGACCTATAACCAAAAGCCTGATGTTTTAAACCCTTATTTTATTGCCACAGCCCCAGGCTGGGTAGCATAA